A window of Acinonyx jubatus isolate Ajub_Pintada_27869175 chromosome B2, VMU_Ajub_asm_v1.0, whole genome shotgun sequence genomic DNA:
aagatttattcattttctgaaattcactacataaaaatttacatatctacatttgtcaaaatttacataaattccATGATTCTATAGATAGGTCTAAGTCAAATCCCAACTAATCTCAAGCTAGTCATTGAGATTGAGATAGTCGTGGAGTAAATTTTTCATGAATGAATAAGTAGTGAATAATACTGTTTTATTACCTTTTAAATcctttaatttgtttcttcttaCTTCCTTGtataatgataaagaagaaataagtaacaAAGACCCTTTACTCAAGATACTGACTGATAAATGTTTGTATGACATCACAAGGGATTTGACGTGCAAAAtcattatttatacattattttgtatGCTCCCCacaatgtaaatgaaatcatCCATTCAGGTCTATATTTCTGAAGATGCAAGCACtatcatagaaaataaaaactagataAAACCGTTTCTATGGGTTTTTAGCATAAATAATATGCATTCAAGTGTATATTTAGAGCCTTTTTGTGTtatattacaaacaaaaataaaaatttctaatgaCCCTTTTCTCTGAAGATATGCCAATGATTAGAGTCATAAAAGAGCTAAGTAGGATGGGTATAGTATTGTTTGCATCCACAGAACGTTCATATACAGCAACTATTCTATTAATTGTCTCTGTGATCTAGGAATTTCTTGCCtcaatagaaattaaaaacagattctcaccaacagtgcatgaatatttgtttttctccacatcctcaccaacacttgttatttcttgaatttttgaatttagccattctcacaggtggaAACTGAtctcttattgtggttttaatttgcatttctctgatgcttagtgatgttgagcatattttcatgtgtgttgCCCAtctatttatcttctttggaaaaccacttaaggttctctgcccatttttaaatcagattgtttgttttggtgttgagttgtgtaagttctttatatattttggatatatcatttggatatttcttctcccattcattagtttgccttcttgttttgttgattgtttcctttgctgtggaaaCCCTTTTAATGTTgctgtagtctcaatagtttaattttgcttttgtatccctGGTCAGAGGAgacatatttcaaaaaatgttctGTGGCTGATGTCGGAGGTATTActatcctcatgcactgttggtgggaatgcaaactagcacagccactgtggaaaaaagtatggtgtttccttgaaaaattaaaaatagaattactgtatgatccagtaattccagtaaaaacactaatttgaaaagatacaggcACCCTCTGTTTActgcatcattattcacaatagccaagatatggaagccacAAAAGTGCcaattgatagatgaatggataaacaagatgtggtatataaacacaatggaatattactcagccataaaaagaacaaaatcttgccgcAAAATCCACCATAACATGGTTGAGTAAGAGcatgtaatgctaagtgaaataagtcagtcagagaaagacaaagaccatatgatttcactcatatgtggaatttaggcatcaaagcaaatgaacaaacaaagaaaagaaagagataaaaaatagactcttaagtaTAGGGAATTAGTAATTTCTAGAGGCGAGGTGAGtgaggagatgggtgaaatagataaaggggattcaAAGTACACGTGATGAGCATTgataaatgtatagaattgttgaatcacattgtatacctaaaactaatataacactgtgtgtttaTTGCACTtgaataaaacaaggaaagacaattagaaaatgtttttcattgtCTTATCCAGGGTAATACGATTCTATGACTTTTGGTCCCTCTTTGATTTTGTAGATTCACGGTCAACTCTCACCAGCTTCCTCAATGCATTCTTCATGTCCTTGTTCCGCAGGGTATAAACGAGAGGGTTAAGACTTGGAGTGACAATCGTGTAAAAGAGGGTGAGGAACTTTCCCTGGTCTTTGGAGGCACTGTTACCTGGTTGCAGGTACATGTAGATAATAGTTCCATAGAAGATGGACACGACAGTGAGATGAGATCCACAGGTATTAATTGCTTTTTGTTGGCCTTCTTTTGACTTTATTCTCAGCACAGCTTTGGCGATGTAGCCATAGGATATAAGAATAAGGCCGAGTGGTGTAAGGACAATGACAATGcccaaagcaaaaacagacatttCAACTGTTGTGGTGTCTATACAAGCTATCTTGATCATAGCTGGCAACTCACACAAGAAATGGTCCAGAAGGTTGTTTCCACATCGAGGCAAATTCAGGGTGAGTGTACATAATAATACAGAAACAGCCAAACTAATGCTCCAGACTGTGATTATCATCTTGAGACAGAGATGTGGGTTCATGATTACCAAATAATGCAGGGGCTTACAAATAGCTGTGAAACGATCATAGGACATAACAGCGAGGAGGAGGCACTCAGTGGAACCCAACCACATATAAACGTAGAGTTGAGTGACACAGCCCACATAGCTGATGGTCTTGTCAGGTCCCCACAAGTTAATGAGCATCTGAGGGATGATGCTGGTTGTGAAACATAGATCCAGGAAAGATAAGTTCCTGAGGAAAAAATACATCGGTGTGTGGAGATGGGAATCCAGGAGAGATGCAAGGATGATGGCTGTGTTACCCACCCACGTAATGAAGTAGAAGAGAGTGACAACTCCTGATAGGACCATCTCCAGTTTGGGATGGTCCGAGAAGCCGAGCAGAATAAAACCGTGCAGGGAAGTGTGATTGTTTTGGCCCATAGTCCTTCAGTGTCCAAATCCTAGaatgagaaaagcagaaggaggtgaaggaggatggggatgaggatgaggaggaggagcaggaggagtaagagaaggagatggaggaggagaaaTTGTCAGTACAGACCACATAATTTAACTAAAGGGAAAGAATTTAtgctaataattaaaaaataatgggtgAAAGTAAATATTATAGCCAAGTAATCTGGTATTTGTTGTAGATCATTTTATGGTGTTggatttaatattatatttttatctcgGTGAGCTTGGAGATATTACTCTTAAACTCAAGTTCTGAAAATTTTCATATGTAAATTTGCAAGTTTGAAAGGATCTGTTTCTAAAGTGATGTGACCCTCTGATTCTCTACCAATCTTGTTCGCTTGATATAATGAACACATTATTTTTCTGGTCAGCAAATTTacctataaaatgtaattattttgccAATGTCAGAATGAGGAAAATAGTGTTTGTCTTCTTTTGTATCTTAGTGAGTAGCACCACTGATGTCCCGGTTTCTCATGTAGGAGATATGGCCTTTTACCCCTGACATCTTTATGTCTCTCATCCCAATACCTAACTTATCgctgaaatggtaaattttaatgCAAGttgtattttaagtatattctCACTTTCAAGAAGCTTCCATAGTCACTACCCTAATCGAAATCACGATTATctcttttctagattttctagatttaaattttttttaacgtttatttatttttgacacagagagagacagagcatgaatggggggagagtcagagagagagggaaacacagaatcagaagcaggctccaggttctgagctgtcagcacagagccctacgcggggctagaactcacggaccgcgagatcacgacctgagctgaagtcggacgcttaaccgactgagccacccaggcgcccctgtcttcaCTCCTTTcatccagactttttttttgtttgtttacattgttACACGAGTCAATAAAATCAGTCACATCATCCATGTTCTTTTAATTTGCTAGCCCCTTTCCGTTTCATTGAAGAAATACCCCAATCCATGCTTGCGTGGATCTGCACGAGGCCTCATGCTCATCTCAGAAGTTGCTTTATACACATGACACATGGACTCCTGGCTTCCTCCCAGTTTGATATGTTAAACTCATTCCTATCAGAAGCCCTGGGAacccttccccttcttttctgaACTTCTACTTCTGCAATCCTGTTCATTCTTTTGTCCAGCTCCGAATGTTTCTTGCTTAAAGAGGGATACTCTCAAcctatctttttttgtttgatatCCTATATCATGAAAAGGGGATCTGTAGAGGGCCAGTATAGCTgagagtttaaaaattttttttaatgtttattttttgagagagacagagacagaatgcaagtgggctaggggcagagagagagggagacacagaagcagaagcagactccaggctctggctgtccgCACAGGgcacgacacggggctcaaactcacaggctgtgagatcatgacctgagccaaagtcagatgctgaaccgactgagccacccagataccccttgCTGAGAGTAGGTAGAGAGTTTCTCTTCATGTCTCTCAGGTTATTTAGGTGTTTGCTACCGAGCCCAGAAGGGCTCAGACTTCTCattgtgaaaataaagaaaacaaaactgctatGGGTCAAGATTAACTGAATCATAAATCTGCTTAAAACAACACTTGGAACATAGCATATCTCCATAAATATTACTTATTGCAATTGTTATAAGAAGAAATTGTACGATGTTGGTAAAAATTTAACAGCTTCCCATGGTACTTTGTAATCTTTAAGAAAGTGTGTCTGATGTCTGTTGCTCTCCACTCTCTCCATGCTGCCTAAAACGTTCCATCAATACCTGTCTATCcatgtatctgtgtatctatgtatctatctgtatctatctaccatctacctattctcttatatttatacataatttccaaacaaaataaaaattaccacaCTATGAATAACAGTGTAAAATCACATAAAGTTGTTAGGTagcattattttttacattaaaaaggagagaaggtggCAGACAAGTGGAAAATATCTGTGATTTATATAGTAACAAATAACAGGTACATTCAGTTCGATGAAAAGTAATTTAAGACATTAGTTTCTATTCTAAGGAATAATGAGCTCATCCTCATTCAGTAGTGAGATACAGGTAGAGCGCCTCTAGACATACATGAGGATGTCAGAACAGCCCAAATTTTTAACAATTGAACAGATTATTGGTAATCCTCCATAGTGTCCTATCGCTgagtataaaaatacaatttcttaCAGCTACAGCCATAGTAACATCCAGAAAGCTTCTATTAGAAaataagggggcacctgagtggttcagtgagttaagcctgggtcttcagctcaggtcatgatctgacagttcttgagttcaagccctgcattgggctctgtaatgacagcttggagcctgatgcctgctttagattctgtgtctccctctctctctctctcagcccctcctccactcacactctgtctctttctctccaaaataaataaacatttaaaaaattaactaagagtggcacctgagtggctcagtcagttaagtgtctgactcttgattttggctcaggtcatgatcccgttgtcaagcccacatcaggctctgtgctggggttgaggcctgcttgagattctctctctctctgctccactcccccttcatgctctctatctcaaaaaaataattaagagaaaatacatattgaatattAAGAAGTAAATATCAAACTGGTGTCCTTATTtccctttatgtgtgtgtgtgtgtgtgtgtgtgtgtgtgtgtgtgtgtagatattgtgtaaatatatatggTATGATATTTGTTATGCTTTTTCAAATCTGTTTCCTGgatattatgaagaaaatacCTCAAATTGTGGCCAAGATTCAAAAGTAGACACGTTTAGAAGAACAACTGAATATACTGGCTAACATAGTTATTTTGTGAGAGTCATTTGTTGATTCCCTCAGAATTAGCTTTTCAAGGGAcacttggtggttcagtcagttaagtctctgactttggctcaggtcatgatctcatgttttgtgaatttgggccccacattgggctctgtgctaacagttcagagcctgtaacctgctttggattctgtgtcttcatctttctctgcccctcccctcccacctcgtgctctctctctctctgaaaaataaataaatgttaaaaaaattagattttcaagAATCATGATATGAGCCTGGATTCTGCCATTGACTGAGttgcataaaagaaaaatataactcTGAAATGTGTTGCACACTGGCACACATCTTTACAGGTCTATAATGTCTGAGCAGggagatgaataaaaaaaacttacttaTATCAACAGACAAGTTGGTGTGTGTAATAGTTCCTGACTTTTGAATAAGACAGAACCtcagttaaaaatatatgaaaacaaaaatgaaaatttttttgaaaatgagtcAATGCCATGCTGTTAATTCCTTAGCTACTTCCATTATCGCTATGCCTTTCAAAGATTAATTTAGAAAGGGGAAAAATCCTCCTGCCAATTAAAACCCTGACATTGGaagtcttcaaataatttttcatgcaCACCAGGAGATTTAGAGACAGATCTGATTCCTTCCCATGTGCACAGTCCTCTTGcataaaatactgtatttcagTCCTTCATTTCCAATTTAACCTACATTTCCCCATTACATTTCTGCTGGATCAAAATGTCTGAAATCACACACCAAGAAAGAGTTTCATGTCCTCCTCTTCCAGTGGAGAATAGATTTAACCTTCCACAATAGAGCTTAAAAGGGAGAATTT
This region includes:
- the LOC106985145 gene encoding olfactory receptor 2W1, whose protein sequence is MGQNNHTSLHGFILLGFSDHPKLEMVLSGVVTLFYFITWVGNTAIILASLLDSHLHTPMYFFLRNLSFLDLCFTTSIIPQMLINLWGPDKTISYVGCVTQLYVYMWLGSTECLLLAVMSYDRFTAICKPLHYLVIMNPHLCLKMIITVWSISLAVSVLLCTLTLNLPRCGNNLLDHFLCELPAMIKIACIDTTTVEMSVFALGIVIVLTPLGLILISYGYIAKAVLRIKSKEGQQKAINTCGSHLTVVSIFYGTIIYMYLQPGNSASKDQGKFLTLFYTIVTPSLNPLVYTLRNKDMKNALRKLVRVDRESTKSKRDQKS